One genomic window of Malaciobacter molluscorum LMG 25693 includes the following:
- the rpsR gene encoding 30S ribosomal protein S18, producing MAEKRKYGKKYCKYTEMKIDFIDYKNTDLLKLSMSERGKIMPRRLTGNSKNAQEMVEKAIKRARHMALVPYIVDTKNVTDPAHIK from the coding sequence ATGGCAGAAAAAAGAAAATACGGAAAAAAATATTGTAAATATACTGAGATGAAAATTGATTTCATTGATTATAAAAATACTGATTTATTAAAGTTATCAATGAGTGAAAGAGGTAAAATTATGCCTAGAAGACTTACAGGTAACTCTAAAAATGCTCAAGAAATGGTTGAAAAAGCAATCAAAAGAGCTAGACATATGGCATTAGTTCCATATATTGTTGATACAAAAAATGTAACAGATCCAGCACACATTAAATAA
- the holA gene encoding DNA polymerase III subunit delta: MYKKEFDNLLNQNKKFDAYMFYGQSTFLIDYYTNLVASSIAAKEDIQRIYYDDYNFKYIKDQLLQSSLFSSTNLIIVKTEKKVPKSEVTELIHACNINPDSTIIFSCMNDSDFKTMGSYFTTKNNSVSVRMFSPFTNEAIKLLENESKRIGLEFDISALNHLFFMHRQDLSLCFNDLKKLAVLDKRITTSLINSHCFGIGNISFEDFLNDLIQGNDISEELQILLEEGMNEIYLLNQITSFVQQLFMISAYTRAFGAPNPKEILGFVPPKNIWEKKTKLAISIKPEIFQKMFEFLLNLELEIKSTKINKQNLFLQASLRKFTVIFR, translated from the coding sequence ATGTATAAAAAAGAATTTGATAACTTATTAAACCAAAATAAAAAGTTTGATGCATACATGTTTTATGGGCAATCAACTTTTCTTATAGATTATTATACCAATTTAGTTGCAAGTAGTATTGCAGCAAAAGAGGATATTCAAAGAATATATTATGATGATTATAATTTTAAGTATATCAAAGATCAATTGTTACAATCTTCTTTATTCTCTTCAACTAATTTAATAATTGTAAAAACAGAGAAAAAAGTTCCAAAAAGTGAAGTTACAGAATTAATACATGCTTGTAATATTAATCCTGATTCAACAATTATTTTTTCATGTATGAATGATAGTGATTTTAAAACTATGGGTAGTTATTTTACAACAAAGAATAATTCTGTTAGTGTTAGAATGTTTTCACCTTTTACAAATGAAGCAATAAAACTTTTAGAAAATGAATCAAAAAGAATAGGTTTAGAATTTGATATATCTGCATTAAATCATCTATTTTTTATGCATAGACAAGATTTAAGTTTATGTTTTAATGATTTGAAAAAATTAGCTGTTTTAGATAAAAGAATAACTACTTCATTAATAAATTCTCATTGTTTTGGAATAGGAAATATATCTTTTGAAGATTTTTTAAATGATTTAATACAAGGAAATGATATTTCTGAAGAGTTACAAATATTATTAGAAGAAGGAATGAATGAAATTTACTTATTAAATCAAATTACATCTTTTGTTCAACAACTATTTATGATAAGCGCTTATACAAGAGCATTTGGCGCACCAAATCCAAAAGAGATTCTAGGTTTTGTTCCTCCTAAAAATATTTGGGAGAAAAAAACAAAATTAGCAATATCAATTAAACCAGAGATTTTTCAAAAAATGTTTGAATTTTTATTGAATTTAGAACTAGAAATTAAATCTACAAAAATAAATAAACAAAATTTATTTTTACAAGCAAGTCTAAGAAAATTCACAGTTATATTTAGATAA
- the cysS gene encoding cysteine--tRNA ligase, protein MKTLHLFDSVKKEKIPFEPIKDNDVKIYVCGPTVYDDAHLGHARSAIAFDLLHRVLTANNYNVTMTKNFTDIDDKIIKKMNETNQSLEDITNYYITSYKNDMNKLNILENTLEPKATQNLDVMINMIENLKSKDIAYIISDGVYFDTSKDSKYGDISHRASDENSQARIESNSEKRNPKDFALWKFQKEDNEVAYDASFGKGRPGWHIECSAMIDKHLAYKDSEYAIDIHGGGADLLFPHHENEAAQTRCSSNQHLAKYWIHNGFVNINGEKMSKSLGNSFFLKDVLKSYSGEVIRFYLLSAHYRANFNFNEEDLISSKRRLDKIYRVKKRVYGIGKSTVNKSFKEELLNALNDDLNTSIALALIDDMINKANEVLTSEPKNKNLKKELVANLEFIQDVLGIATKDAYKYFQFGISDEQIKEIEKLIEQRVEAKKNKDFEKADLIREELSNKKISIMDTPNGVVWEKL, encoded by the coding sequence ATGAAAACTTTACATCTATTTGACTCTGTAAAAAAAGAAAAAATACCTTTTGAACCAATAAAAGACAATGATGTAAAGATATATGTTTGTGGACCTACGGTGTATGATGATGCGCACCTAGGTCATGCAAGAAGTGCCATAGCATTTGATTTATTGCATAGAGTTTTAACTGCAAATAATTATAATGTTACAATGACAAAAAACTTTACAGATATTGATGATAAAATCATCAAAAAAATGAATGAGACTAATCAATCTTTAGAAGATATTACAAACTATTATATTACTTCATACAAAAATGACATGAATAAACTAAATATCCTAGAAAATACATTAGAACCAAAAGCTACACAAAACCTAGATGTTATGATTAATATGATAGAAAATTTAAAGAGTAAAGATATAGCTTATATTATTAGTGATGGGGTATATTTTGACACTTCAAAAGATTCTAAATATGGAGATATAAGTCATAGAGCAAGTGATGAAAACTCGCAAGCTAGAATTGAATCTAATAGTGAAAAAAGAAACCCTAAAGACTTTGCATTGTGGAAATTTCAAAAAGAGGATAATGAAGTTGCATATGATGCTTCTTTTGGAAAAGGAAGACCAGGTTGGCATATTGAGTGTTCTGCAATGATAGATAAACATTTAGCATATAAAGATAGTGAATATGCAATTGATATTCACGGAGGTGGAGCAGATTTATTATTTCCTCATCATGAAAATGAAGCAGCACAAACTAGATGTTCTTCAAACCAACATCTAGCTAAATATTGGATTCACAATGGATTTGTAAATATTAATGGTGAAAAAATGAGTAAATCTTTAGGTAATTCATTTTTCTTAAAAGACGTACTTAAATCATATAGTGGTGAAGTTATTAGATTTTATCTATTAAGTGCACATTATAGAGCTAATTTTAACTTTAATGAAGAAGATCTTATATCAAGTAAAAGAAGACTTGATAAAATTTATAGAGTAAAAAAAAGAGTGTATGGTATAGGTAAATCTACTGTTAATAAAAGTTTTAAAGAAGAGTTATTAAATGCATTAAATGATGATTTAAATACATCAATTGCATTAGCTTTAATAGATGATATGATAAATAAAGCTAATGAAGTATTAACATCTGAACCAAAAAATAAAAACCTAAAAAAAGAGCTTGTGGCAAATTTAGAATTTATCCAAGATGTTCTAGGTATTGCAACAAAAGATGCTTATAAATATTTCCAATTTGGTATTTCAGATGAACAAATAAAAGAAATAGAGAAACTAATAGAACAAAGAGTTGAAGCTAAGAAAAATAAAGATTTTGAAAAAGCTGATTTAATTAGAGAAGAGTTAAGTAACAAAAAAATTTCTATTATGGATACACCAAATGGTGTTGTATGGGAAAAACTATAA
- a CDS encoding divergent polysaccharide deacetylase family protein: protein MAKRKTTNNRPKTKTQKNNNQKLKIINLVLIILILTLIISILSYFFLLDEQKQNISTKKTPTHKKEKIIKKDVDLNNYANEKLNKYFKNEIKDDNVKYEEYTEEFDKEYIHKNKEEKKQTKKTKPKEEIAVFPKNEDTKPKLAIIIDDVTLQRQVNTIQNIGYKITMSFLPPTKQHPDSAKIAQNLPFYMIHFPMQAQSFKFEERGTLHVGDSYKRIEAKVANLRKLYPNATFTNNHTGSKFTSNDKSMDYLFKALKEYNFLFVDSRTTAKTVAKKYSKKYNMPYISRNIFLDNKQEFNYIQNQLKKAINIAKKSGYAIAIGHPHSMTLKVLKESKPLLKDLNLVYVKELPISVKP, encoded by the coding sequence ATGGCAAAAAGAAAAACTACAAATAACAGACCCAAAACTAAGACTCAAAAAAATAATAATCAAAAATTAAAAATAATAAATCTTGTTTTAATTATTTTAATACTTACATTAATAATATCTATATTAAGTTACTTTTTTTTATTAGATGAACAAAAACAAAATATATCAACTAAAAAAACACCTACTCACAAAAAAGAGAAAATTATAAAAAAAGATGTAGATTTAAATAACTATGCAAATGAAAAATTAAATAAATATTTTAAAAATGAGATAAAAGATGATAATGTAAAATATGAGGAATATACAGAAGAGTTTGATAAAGAGTATATTCACAAAAATAAAGAAGAAAAGAAACAGACTAAAAAAACAAAACCAAAAGAAGAGATTGCTGTATTTCCTAAAAATGAAGATACAAAACCAAAACTAGCAATAATTATTGATGATGTCACACTTCAAAGACAAGTAAATACAATCCAAAATATTGGATATAAAATTACTATGTCATTTTTACCTCCTACAAAACAACATCCAGATTCTGCAAAAATTGCACAAAACTTGCCATTTTATATGATACACTTTCCTATGCAAGCACAATCTTTTAAATTTGAAGAAAGAGGTACTTTACATGTGGGAGATTCTTATAAAAGAATTGAAGCTAAAGTAGCCAATTTAAGAAAACTTTATCCAAATGCAACTTTTACAAATAATCATACAGGAAGTAAATTTACTTCAAATGATAAAAGTATGGACTACTTATTTAAAGCACTTAAAGAGTATAACTTTTTATTTGTAGATAGTAGAACAACAGCTAAAACAGTAGCAAAAAAATATAGTAAAAAATATAATATGCCTTATATTTCTAGAAATATATTTTTAGATAATAAACAAGAATTTAACTATATTCAAAATCAATTAAAAAAAGCTATTAATATTGCTAAAAAGAGTGGTTATGCTATTGCAATTGGTCACCCTCATAGTATGACACTAAAAGTTTTAAAAGAATCAAAACCCCTATTAAAAGATTTAAACCTAGTTTATGTAAAAGAGCTTCCAATTTCAGTTAAACCTTGA
- a CDS encoding RNB domain-containing ribonuclease, translating into MYKKLFEEIIKKQEKFSKQQIELINKLLKKEIIFKVENHYEINSKFRVGTLSFEKKYALLIDISNENKSLKLEFEHLNGAYDGDFVIAKRVFNPRSKIKAKIVEVFNDAKKELLVYAKQNKLFTVKENIELNFKIKDSFENNDVLIIDSNSLELIKKVGNLQDANIDEFISLYLYKELIRLEKEIEVDAKMDDTNKRVDLTHLNFCTIDPASAKDHDDAIYYDDKEEVLYVAIADVSYFVKENSDLDKIAYLKSTSLYLPSKVLPMLPRKLSEDMCSLRENEKRYAYVFEMHLDIENHNIKKSKLYEAIIESKRKFSYGRIDRVLENKYDTCTTLEKQMFVSIEKLYEVTKKYRNNRLKKGYDFRTSELRLKLNHRNEIETIEEEQSTASHQLVEECMLLANIEASKKVNSVGIYRIHEEPPFKAISKLVDDVNMLGVKVKLQSDVHDTITHIQEKAKQSTLAKEIDELIIHSQTQAKYSSKNLGHFGLGFTSYSHFTSPIRRYSDLVLHRMLKLARTPENIDDICEYISVQERKIDQLVWDFEDRKYARWALNNIGLELKAEVIDEQRGIAKVYHKIPGMKVVLENFKGQILYTKLKVILKSSDIVTKQIIATIKY; encoded by the coding sequence TTGTATAAAAAATTATTTGAAGAAATTATAAAAAAACAAGAGAAATTTTCAAAACAACAAATTGAATTAATTAACAAATTATTAAAAAAAGAGATTATTTTTAAAGTAGAAAATCATTATGAAATAAATTCGAAATTTAGAGTAGGAACTTTAAGTTTTGAGAAAAAGTATGCACTATTAATTGATATTTCAAATGAGAATAAGAGTTTAAAGTTAGAGTTTGAACATTTAAATGGAGCATATGATGGCGATTTTGTTATTGCAAAAAGAGTTTTTAATCCAAGAAGTAAAATTAAAGCAAAAATAGTTGAAGTATTTAATGATGCAAAAAAAGAGTTATTGGTATATGCAAAACAGAATAAATTATTTACTGTAAAAGAAAATATTGAATTAAATTTTAAAATAAAAGATAGTTTTGAAAATAATGATGTTTTAATTATTGATTCAAATAGTTTAGAGTTGATAAAAAAAGTTGGAAATTTGCAGGATGCAAATATAGATGAATTTATAAGTTTATATTTATATAAAGAACTTATAAGATTAGAAAAAGAAATTGAAGTTGACGCAAAAATGGATGATACAAATAAAAGAGTTGATTTAACACATCTAAATTTTTGTACAATTGATCCTGCAAGTGCAAAAGATCATGATGATGCGATATATTATGATGATAAAGAAGAGGTTTTGTATGTTGCAATTGCTGATGTATCTTATTTTGTTAAAGAAAATTCTGATTTAGATAAAATAGCATATTTAAAATCAACATCCTTATATCTGCCTTCAAAAGTATTACCTATGCTTCCTAGAAAATTAAGTGAAGATATGTGTTCTTTACGTGAAAATGAAAAAAGATATGCATATGTTTTTGAAATGCATTTAGATATAGAAAATCATAATATTAAAAAATCTAAATTATATGAAGCTATTATAGAATCAAAAAGAAAATTCTCTTATGGAAGAATTGATAGGGTATTAGAAAATAAATATGATACTTGTACAACTTTAGAAAAACAGATGTTTGTCTCAATTGAAAAACTATATGAAGTAACTAAAAAATATAGAAATAATAGATTAAAAAAAGGTTATGATTTTAGAACAAGTGAATTAAGATTAAAACTTAATCACAGAAATGAAATAGAAACAATAGAAGAAGAACAATCAACAGCATCTCACCAATTAGTTGAAGAGTGCATGTTATTAGCAAATATAGAAGCAAGTAAAAAAGTAAATAGTGTTGGTATTTACAGAATTCATGAAGAACCACCATTTAAAGCAATATCAAAACTAGTTGATGATGTAAATATGTTAGGTGTAAAAGTAAAATTACAATCAGATGTGCATGATACAATAACGCATATTCAAGAAAAAGCAAAGCAAAGTACATTGGCAAAAGAGATTGATGAACTTATTATTCATTCTCAAACTCAAGCAAAATATTCATCAAAAAACTTAGGTCACTTTGGTTTAGGTTTTACTTCATATTCACATTTTACAAGTCCAATTAGAAGATATTCTGATTTGGTTTTACATAGAATGCTAAAATTAGCTAGAACTCCAGAAAATATTGATGATATTTGTGAATATATATCTGTACAAGAGAGAAAGATAGATCAACTAGTTTGGGACTTTGAAGATAGAAAATATGCAAGATGGGCTTTAAATAATATTGGACTTGAATTAAAAGCTGAGGTCATTGATGAACAAAGAGGTATTGCAAAGGTTTATCATAAAATTCCTGGAATGAAAGTAGTTTTAGAAAACTTTAAAGGGCAAATTTTATATACGAAGTTGAAAGTTATTTTAAAATCCTCAGATATAGTAACAAAACAAATTATTGCTACTATAAAGTATTAA
- a CDS encoding DNA-processing protein DprA — protein MTNKIEFKINEFKNLNKYPKDLFYRGNLDLLKKQKVSIVGTRKPISYTKNLTYTISSLLSTRDICIVSGGAMGVDAIAHQGAKSNNTICILANGLNIKYPKVNKNLLTSIENEGLLLSTYKDDTLATKYSFVLRNELVVALSDILIIMQADQNSGSIRSLEYALKMNKKVYTIAHRIEDNKGLIPYIKKGLVEVIYDINEFINSIKTNKNENDDDEILNYLKTNPSYEEAIFKYQDKIFEYELNCIFKVENGICKVIY, from the coding sequence ATGACAAATAAAATAGAATTTAAAATCAATGAATTTAAAAATTTAAATAAATACCCAAAAGATCTATTTTATAGAGGAAATCTAGATTTATTAAAAAAACAAAAAGTTTCAATAGTTGGAACAAGAAAACCTATTTCATATACAAAAAATCTTACATATACTATTTCTTCACTACTTTCAACTAGAGATATATGCATCGTAAGTGGTGGGGCTATGGGAGTTGATGCAATTGCACATCAAGGAGCAAAATCCAATAATACAATTTGTATATTAGCAAATGGCTTAAATATAAAATATCCTAAAGTAAATAAAAACTTATTAACATCAATTGAAAATGAAGGTTTATTATTAAGTACATATAAAGATGATACTCTTGCAACTAAATACTCATTTGTACTAAGAAATGAATTAGTTGTTGCATTAAGTGATATATTAATTATTATGCAAGCAGATCAAAACTCAGGTAGTATAAGAAGTTTAGAATACGCATTAAAAATGAATAAAAAAGTATATACTATTGCACATAGAATAGAAGATAATAAAGGATTAATACCATACATAAAAAAAGGATTGGTTGAAGTTATATACGATATAAATGAATTTATAAATAGTATTAAAACTAATAAAAATGAAAATGATGATGATGAAATTTTAAATTATTTAAAAACAAACCCATCATATGAAGAAGCCATATTCAAATATCAAGATAAAATATTTGAATATGAACTAAATTGTATTTTTAAAGTAGAAAATGGTATCTGCAAAGTTATTTATTAG
- the nusA gene encoding transcription termination factor NusA — translation MDKIIDILDSIAYEKGLKIEDVEQALKEALIKTAEKMVDPTLNFDAHIDRENKKLELFQKLEVVENDDERLSGNSLDEYNNLINPENFITIDEAKDIDSDLEIGDSVNYDLEFENMGRNAATILHNNFEYRVQRFIEENLVAKYKNKIGKIVNGSVTRIDRAENTFIEIGEVKAILPRKNRIKGENFRVGDNLKAVVKAVKIDKSLGLIIEISRTSPKFLEALLALEVPEIKDERITIEASARIPGSRAKIALSTIEPNIDPIGSVVGVKGVRISSVSKELNGESIDCVEYSPVPEMFLSRALSPAIITSVVIEREGGYGRNAKAIVTIPSDQKSKAIGKAGLNIRLASMLTKTDIELKEIEPKNTLGSTFASDDTDLENQEKTTDTKDLEALFK, via the coding sequence ATGGATAAAATTATTGATATTTTAGACTCAATTGCTTATGAAAAAGGTCTAAAAATTGAAGACGTGGAGCAAGCGTTAAAAGAAGCATTAATAAAAACAGCTGAAAAAATGGTAGATCCAACATTAAATTTCGATGCACATATAGACAGAGAAAACAAAAAACTTGAGCTATTTCAAAAATTAGAAGTAGTTGAAAATGATGATGAAAGATTATCAGGTAACTCTTTAGATGAGTATAATAATTTAATTAACCCTGAAAATTTTATCACAATTGATGAAGCAAAAGATATCGATTCAGATTTAGAAATAGGTGATAGTGTGAATTATGACTTAGAATTCGAAAATATGGGTAGAAATGCTGCAACTATATTACATAATAATTTTGAATATAGAGTTCAAAGATTCATAGAAGAAAACCTTGTAGCGAAATATAAAAATAAAATTGGAAAAATTGTAAATGGTTCAGTAACTAGAATTGATAGAGCTGAAAATACTTTTATTGAAATTGGTGAAGTAAAAGCTATTTTACCTAGAAAAAACAGAATTAAAGGTGAAAACTTTAGAGTTGGTGATAATTTAAAAGCTGTTGTAAAAGCAGTAAAAATTGATAAGTCTTTGGGATTAATTATTGAGATATCAAGAACTTCTCCTAAATTCCTAGAAGCTTTATTAGCACTTGAAGTTCCTGAAATAAAAGATGAAAGAATCACAATTGAAGCAAGTGCAAGAATTCCTGGTAGTAGAGCTAAAATTGCACTTTCAACAATAGAACCAAATATTGATCCAATTGGTTCAGTTGTTGGAGTTAAAGGTGTTAGAATTTCATCAGTTAGTAAAGAATTAAATGGTGAAAGTATAGATTGTGTTGAATATTCACCTGTTCCGGAAATGTTTTTATCAAGAGCATTATCTCCTGCAATTATAACTAGTGTTGTGATTGAAAGAGAAGGAGGATATGGAAGAAATGCGAAAGCAATTGTAACTATTCCAAGTGACCAAAAATCTAAAGCAATTGGAAAAGCAGGACTTAATATTAGACTTGCCTCAATGTTAACTAAAACAGATATTGAGTTAAAAGAAATTGAGCCTAAGAATACACTTGGTTCAACTTTTGCTTCAGATGATACTGATTTAGAAAACCAAGAGAAAACAACAGATACAAAAGATTTAGAGGCACTATTTAAATAA
- the ilvC gene encoding ketol-acid reductoisomerase: MALNVYYDKDCNIDLIKSKKVAMIGFGSQGHAHAENLRDSGVEVVVGLRQGGSSWKKAEAKGFEVKTIAEATKDADIVMILLPDENQATIYKDEIEANLKDGATVAFGHGFNIHYGRIKPAKNINVMMVAPKAPGHTVRSEFQRGGGIPDLIAVEQDPSGNTKEVALSYASAIGGGRTGIIETTFKDETETDLFGEQAVLCGGVSALVQAGFETLTEAGYPAEMAYFECLHELKLIVDLMFEGGVHDMRYSISNTAEYGDMVSGPRVINEESKKAMREILKEIQNGVFAKDFILEGQAGYPRMTAERNNLFNHPLEVTGRRLRDMMPWIKANKLVDEDKN; the protein is encoded by the coding sequence ATGGCATTAAATGTTTACTATGATAAAGATTGTAATATTGATTTAATTAAATCTAAAAAAGTTGCAATGATTGGATTTGGTTCTCAAGGTCATGCGCATGCTGAAAACTTAAGAGATTCTGGAGTTGAAGTAGTTGTTGGATTAAGACAAGGTGGTTCATCTTGGAAAAAAGCAGAAGCTAAAGGTTTTGAAGTAAAAACTATTGCAGAAGCTACTAAAGATGCTGACATTGTTATGATTTTATTACCAGATGAAAACCAAGCAACAATCTATAAAGATGAAATAGAAGCAAACTTAAAAGATGGTGCAACTGTTGCATTTGGGCATGGTTTTAATATTCACTATGGAAGAATTAAACCTGCAAAAAATATCAATGTAATGATGGTAGCTCCAAAAGCTCCAGGACATACTGTAAGAAGTGAGTTCCAAAGAGGTGGAGGTATTCCAGATTTAATCGCAGTTGAGCAAGATCCATCAGGAAATACAAAAGAAGTAGCACTTTCTTATGCATCAGCAATTGGTGGAGGAAGAACTGGTATTATTGAAACTACATTTAAAGATGAAACTGAAACTGACTTATTTGGTGAGCAAGCTGTTCTTTGTGGTGGAGTTTCTGCTTTAGTTCAAGCTGGATTTGAAACATTAACTGAAGCTGGTTATCCAGCAGAAATGGCATATTTTGAATGTTTACACGAATTAAAATTAATTGTTGATTTAATGTTTGAAGGTGGAGTACATGATATGAGATACTCTATTTCAAATACTGCTGAGTACGGTGATATGGTTTCAGGACCAAGAGTTATTAATGAAGAGTCTAAAAAAGCTATGAGAGAAATCTTAAAAGAGATCCAAAATGGTGTATTTGCAAAAGATTTCATCTTAGAAGGTCAAGCTGGATATCCAAGAATGACAGCTGAAAGAAATAACTTATTTAATCATCCACTAGAAGTAACAGGTAGAAGATTAAGAGATATGATGCCTTGGATTAAAGCGAATAAACTAGTTGACGAAGATAAAAACTAA
- the rpsF gene encoding 30S ribosomal protein S6: MSKLKHYETMFILKPTLTEEETKAQIEIVKSNIEKNGGEIVSFDDMGTRQLAYEIEKNKRGYYFVIYFKAPANAILELERNYRINEQILRFIFIKYESKKEITAWTKMSDEAAKKAN; the protein is encoded by the coding sequence ATGTCAAAATTAAAACATTATGAAACAATGTTTATTTTAAAGCCTACTTTAACTGAAGAAGAGACTAAGGCTCAAATCGAGATAGTTAAATCTAACATCGAAAAAAATGGTGGTGAAATTGTATCATTTGATGATATGGGAACTAGACAATTAGCTTATGAAATTGAGAAAAATAAAAGAGGTTATTACTTCGTAATTTATTTTAAAGCTCCTGCTAATGCTATCTTAGAATTAGAAAGAAATTACAGAATCAATGAGCAAATCTTAAGATTTATATTCATTAAATATGAAAGTAAAAAAGAGATTACAGCTTGGACAAAAATGAGTGATGAGGCAGCTAAAAAAGCTAACTAA
- the fliW gene encoding flagellar assembly protein FliW, whose protein sequence is MYEVKIPILGFDNINKMDIKQLDDDFFILELDKKEDTSMYLLSSNSIKSFDININDEYLTKLQINDKTKISIYYSVVVNNPISNSVINLGAPIIVNEDKQTIGQCIINSGYLFSTFKELNTL, encoded by the coding sequence TTGTATGAAGTAAAAATACCTATATTAGGTTTTGACAATATAAATAAAATGGATATAAAACAATTAGATGATGATTTTTTTATACTTGAACTTGATAAAAAAGAAGATACAAGTATGTACCTTCTATCTTCAAACTCTATAAAAAGCTTTGATATTAATATTAATGATGAATATTTAACTAAACTACAGATTAATGATAAAACAAAAATTTCTATATATTATTCTGTTGTTGTAAATAATCCAATATCAAATTCAGTAATAAACTTAGGTGCCCCAATTATTGTAAATGAAGATAAACAAACAATAGGACAATGTATTATTAACTCAGGTTATTTATTTAGCACTTTTAAGGAACTTAATACTTTATAG
- a CDS encoding single-stranded DNA-binding protein: MYNKIVMVGNLTRDIELRYLPSGAAIAKSAIATSYRYKTSTGEQKEEVCFLDFNIFGRSAEVANQYLRKGSKVLLEGRLVLEQWTAQDGTNRSKHSLRVDTMKMLDTKSDAQSMQSNGMDNGYNNNYSQPQQNQYNAPSNPQNDYGQKNNYGGMNSQAQAAEHKIPEIDIDEDEIPF; this comes from the coding sequence ATGTACAATAAAATAGTAATGGTTGGAAATCTTACAAGAGATATAGAACTTAGATATTTACCAAGTGGAGCAGCAATAGCTAAATCTGCAATTGCTACTAGTTATAGATATAAAACATCAACTGGAGAGCAAAAAGAAGAGGTATGTTTTTTAGATTTTAATATTTTTGGAAGATCTGCAGAAGTTGCTAACCAATATTTAAGAAAAGGTTCTAAAGTTTTATTAGAAGGTAGGCTTGTATTAGAACAATGGACAGCACAAGATGGAACTAACAGAAGTAAGCACTCTTTAAGAGTTGATACTATGAAAATGTTAGATACTAAATCAGATGCTCAATCTATGCAAAGTAATGGTATGGATAATGGCTATAACAATAACTATTCTCAACCACAACAAAACCAATATAATGCACCTTCAAATCCTCAAAATGATTATGGTCAAAAGAATAATTATGGTGGTATGAATTCTCAAGCACAAGCAGCTGAGCATAAAATACCTGAAATAGATATTGATGAAGACGAAATACCTTTCTAG